From Pontibacter actiniarum, a single genomic window includes:
- a CDS encoding gliding motility-associated C-terminal domain-containing protein yields MNRLLLIFAAISFSLFCSLPSSGQSINWVKTAGSVSDDNGEGIQVDAAGNLYVLGHFSAPSALFGTTTLSTSGTGTYLTKYSNSGGFAWARKISDTNLRDGSSLKTDAAGNSYLTTTFTGSVTLGGRTLTSNGAADILIAKYNNNGDVVWATKAGGSAADKGNSIAIDAAGNSYLAGSFQGAATFGSTVLSSQGSLDAFVAKLNPDGSFAWAQQAGGTGADEGTGAVVDASGNVYITGNFAGTLALGSTRLASSGGQDIFLAAYSNSGSLTWAQKAGGAGADKVTSLALDAGNNLYLGGNYNGTAQFGTQSLSSAGGQDIFLAKYSNTGTSLWAKSAGGAGTDELNGLSADANGNLYLTGSFSGTASVGGITLRTTGGLDIFAAHYLGSGVVQWAIGAGSGVDDRGFGIVSDAARNAYVTGYFQGATTSFGGIPIPNRGGEEIFISKLLPALVTTSVTNGPYCAGQAVTVNYRTNINLGRNFRAELSDATGSFDSPVTIGTVTSNTGSINAVIPASAASGSKYRIRVYASDASIPGTDNGKDLTINALPAVPTLTSNSPGLGSTLYLTATTVAGATYSWTGPNGFTSKLQNPTRPSMTSADAGTYTLTVNVNGCTRTASINVAVVPVPTYDVDLTGKPNGTWDSGTVNRNGQLCGATGNDNCIQFNITLDRNAAGLEFAITDGPVPSGSMGYQIDCGGYVPVGQPICVEGTGPHVLTLCMPGNAKGRFVIKSIAAFEPQPDLSVTAGCSAILRAPIAFEESSITWRDITGGGAYDKYLSFPNGKANPVVTPDANVPAFVDYEVCGASVNSPCSTLPYCDVVRVYFYPEPVVTIGPEPAIICPGGNGVDLVGNVTGGSGNFSYLWTDSSGKLVGTDRVYRATAVGTYTFEARNENYPNCKTFSASVNVVSNLTVNAGPDQLACSQNAVQLAGAVTAATGGIWSGGRGVFSPSNTALNAVYTPTADEIRAGSLKLTLTSTGNGSCSPLQDEVLLTFYSMNLTLSGTSVVCGGATGTVAATVVGGQAPVTYKWSSGETTATISNKPAGTYTVSVSDGQSCSVQQSFTITEMPGPSDFTASLRSSTCGESNGSISVGGVTGGTPSYTYSRDGGSTYQASAMFSGLAAGNYTITVKDANGCTTVKTFTLANIAGPSTVTATATPASCANNDGQISVSGVNGGTPAYTYSIDGTNFQAGTVFTGLASGTYTLTAKDNNQCRVTTSVTVLKSAPTAFTATATASTCGNSNGSVAVSGITGGKAPYKYSADGVTFQTNPMLEGLAAGTYTVTVKDDNGCTFAKTVTVTNIAGPSDLTASVRPSTCGNSNAELTVTGASGGTQPYAYSLDGVTYQSSAGFAALTAGSYTVYVKDARGCVYAEGVTVADVAGPAFTTIAEASTCGGSNGSITVSASGGAGSYTYSKDGVNFQAAATFANLVAGSYSITVKDANGCTLVKPVAVSDIAGPANMTLTADSSTCGGNNGSVVVSNVSGGAGAYTYSKDGRTFQSSTSFGSLVAGDYTITVKDSNGCTFSKAVTVGDVAGPTNLTATTKSSTCGGSNGELNVTGVSGGVEGYTYRIDNGAFQSATTFAGLAAGAHTVTVKDANGCTFSKSFTVANIAGPTAVAATAQSASCANNDGSILVGNVIGGTTGYTYSINGTSFQAGISFTGLASGDYTLTAKDANGCTVTTIVKVGTNAPTAFAASVKASTCGASNGEVTVMGVTGGAAPYTYSKGSDAFQASATLTGLAAGVHRITVKDAKGCVFTKNVTVTNISGPSDLTAMTKASTCGNSNGELVVAGVSGGTTPYTYAINGKDFQSATAFTGLAEGVYTVTVKDANGCVYAEEATVSNIAGPSFTLAAVASTCGGSNGRVTVENVTGAAASFTYSRDGQSFQDSNVFTGLAQGTYTITVKDANGCTLAKTIEVTNIPGPSGITLAGEPSTCGAANGTITVTAVAGGTPSYTYALDGGAFQASLSFGSVLAGEHTVTVKDANGCTFSKKITLENIAGPTGFLASAKASTCGDSNGELNISGVSGGTSPYTYSRDGVNFQASANFTGLMAGTHTITVKDANGCTFTKAATVTNIAGPTAVAASTTPASCADNDGSIQVGAVSGGTAPYTYAIDGTNFKTGTRFTALAAGTYTVTAKDANGCTVTASVTVGANVPTSFTSTTVAASCGRSDGELTITTVSGGTAPYTYSKGNAAFQSAATFGGLAAGTYTITVKDANGCTFTEDVAVRNVEGPTLSVSAQPTTCGGTNGHISVSNVAGGVGPYTYSMDGVNFQEEANFGNLTADTYTVSVKDAKGCLGTATVQVEDIAGPSDISLAAVASTCGNRNAQVVVREVTGGTSPYTYSKDGVNFQSVGTFTGLMAGTYTITVKDANGCIVTKSVEVEDVAGPTQLTLQAASSTCGDANGAVSVTGVSGGTAPYTYAVDGGAFQTETAFASLLAGEHTVTVKDANGCTFAAKIVVENITGPSNLTAVTKASTCGASNGELKVTGVSGGTSPYTYSIDGVNFQATATFTALEAGSYTTTVKDANGCIFTKNVTVANVGGPTAVATTIKAATCADNDGTITVTGVTGGDAPYSYALNGGAFQSAGIFTALASGEYTLTAKDAKGCVMEVRVTVSKSGPADFTSVASAASCGNSNGSIRITAVAGGAAPYTYALNGGAFQSTAAFTGLPAGTYRVEVKDANNCSFAKEVQVNNVAGPSGLEATVYTASCGNSNGQVVVAGVTGGTVPYTYAINGKDFQSAAAFTGLAAGAYQLSVKDANGCTFVTALVVPNATGPADFAAVSKAATCGNSNGEVTVTGVTDGTAPFAYSHNGTTFQAGATLTGLAAGSYNITVKDANGCRFTKAVVVENTAGPTGYDLTATASTCGAANGTVTVGAVAGGTAPYTYALNGGSFQNTNMFAAIAAGEHTVTVKDANGCTLVKKVTVPNATGPSELSSQATPSSCTASTGSITVTKVTGGALPYTYSLDGASFQAANTFAGLAPAVYNVYVKDANGCLTHGTVTVTTNGPKAASSSSVAATCGESNGKVTVTSVTGGTLPLAYSIDGGKSFQAAAAFDNLAAGGYTIIIKDSEGCTFELRENVGNSAGATFTATGYDASCGSENGRVVISQVSGGQSPYAYSIDGTTFQATPAFSGLAEGVYQVAVKDAAGCLNSQTVTIRNTPPLTDLKAMVTSAGCGLATGQVAVDGVTGGTAPYTYSLDGKNFTAATTFASVVPGSYTLTVKDAKGCTFAKPVKVEAGVLSELAYVRNLSCTGAATGVIAFTSVGENAQTQYSIDNGLTFQKDSVFTGLPKGVYQLVTKFSETCRIVVGTAEVKEADQIQVEVTPLSKAIGQDKSGSAAVTNISGGAAPYMYSVDGGGFTADSVFTNLAAGLHTLMVKDSFGCTAEVTFTVEGFNDIDIPNGFTPNGDGINDKWMLKNLATLFPHCRVTVYNRWGSPVFESRGYTNPWDGTYNGKRLPDGTYYCVIEFGDGSSPLKRSVTIMR; encoded by the coding sequence ATGAACAGACTTCTACTGATTTTTGCAGCCATTTCCTTTTCCCTTTTCTGTAGCCTGCCGTCGTCGGGGCAATCCATTAACTGGGTGAAAACCGCGGGCAGCGTTTCGGACGACAATGGAGAAGGGATACAGGTGGACGCCGCAGGGAACCTCTACGTGCTGGGGCACTTTTCCGCACCCTCGGCGCTGTTTGGAACGACAACCTTGTCCACATCCGGGACAGGTACCTACCTGACAAAGTACAGCAACAGCGGGGGCTTTGCCTGGGCCCGGAAAATCTCTGACACAAACCTAAGAGATGGAAGCAGCCTCAAGACGGACGCCGCCGGGAACAGCTACCTCACAACCACTTTTACCGGTTCTGTTACACTGGGCGGGCGTACGTTAACCAGTAACGGAGCCGCTGACATCCTTATCGCCAAGTATAACAACAATGGCGATGTGGTGTGGGCAACAAAAGCGGGCGGTTCTGCGGCTGATAAAGGCAACAGCATAGCGATAGATGCCGCCGGGAACAGCTACCTGGCCGGCAGCTTTCAGGGCGCTGCCACCTTTGGCAGCACCGTGCTGAGTAGCCAGGGCAGCCTGGACGCCTTTGTGGCGAAGCTAAACCCAGACGGTTCTTTTGCCTGGGCGCAGCAGGCTGGCGGTACTGGAGCTGATGAGGGCACCGGAGCTGTGGTTGACGCTAGCGGCAATGTTTACATAACCGGTAACTTTGCCGGCACCCTTGCCCTGGGCAGCACCAGGTTGGCGAGCAGCGGTGGACAGGATATTTTTCTGGCTGCTTACAGCAACAGCGGAAGCCTTACCTGGGCGCAAAAAGCCGGAGGCGCTGGAGCCGATAAAGTAACGAGCCTGGCGCTGGATGCGGGGAACAACCTGTACCTGGGCGGTAACTATAACGGAACAGCCCAGTTCGGAACCCAATCGCTGAGCAGCGCTGGCGGCCAGGACATCTTTCTGGCTAAATACTCCAACACCGGAACCAGCCTCTGGGCAAAGTCAGCCGGTGGCGCGGGTACGGACGAGCTAAACGGTTTGTCTGCCGATGCCAACGGAAACCTGTACCTGACGGGCAGCTTCAGCGGCACCGCGTCTGTAGGAGGCATTACCCTGAGAACAACGGGCGGCCTCGATATTTTTGCAGCCCATTACCTGGGCAGCGGTGTGGTGCAGTGGGCGATTGGCGCTGGTAGCGGTGTGGATGACCGTGGCTTTGGCATTGTTTCGGATGCGGCCAGAAACGCTTACGTAACCGGGTACTTCCAGGGAGCCACCACAAGCTTTGGCGGTATCCCGATCCCGAACAGAGGAGGAGAGGAGATCTTTATCTCCAAGCTCCTGCCGGCACTGGTCACAACCAGCGTTACCAATGGCCCATACTGCGCGGGGCAGGCGGTTACAGTTAACTACAGAACCAATATAAACCTGGGGCGTAACTTCCGGGCAGAACTTTCGGATGCGACCGGGAGCTTTGACAGCCCTGTAACGATCGGAACCGTTACCAGCAATACCGGCAGTATAAACGCTGTGATACCAGCCAGTGCGGCGAGCGGTTCTAAATACCGCATCCGGGTGTACGCATCCGACGCCAGCATACCCGGTACTGATAACGGCAAAGACCTGACAATAAACGCGCTTCCGGCCGTGCCGACGCTTACCAGCAACAGCCCGGGTCTTGGAAGCACCCTTTACCTGACCGCCACCACCGTTGCCGGGGCCACTTACTCCTGGACCGGGCCAAACGGCTTTACCTCTAAGCTTCAGAACCCTACCCGGCCAAGCATGACAAGTGCCGACGCCGGAACGTACACCCTCACGGTGAATGTGAACGGGTGCACCAGAACGGCCAGTATCAACGTGGCGGTGGTTCCCGTTCCGACCTATGACGTAGACCTGACGGGGAAACCCAACGGCACCTGGGACTCCGGCACCGTAAACAGAAACGGGCAGTTGTGCGGAGCGACAGGCAACGACAACTGTATCCAGTTCAACATCACGTTAGACAGAAACGCCGCCGGCCTGGAATTCGCCATTACGGATGGGCCGGTACCGTCAGGCTCCATGGGATACCAGATTGACTGCGGAGGCTATGTACCCGTGGGGCAGCCTATTTGTGTGGAGGGCACAGGGCCGCACGTGCTGACGCTGTGCATGCCGGGCAACGCCAAAGGGCGCTTTGTTATCAAGTCTATTGCAGCGTTTGAGCCGCAGCCAGACCTTTCCGTAACGGCTGGCTGCTCGGCCATACTTCGCGCACCGATCGCCTTCGAGGAATCATCAATAACCTGGCGGGATATTACCGGAGGAGGAGCCTATGATAAATACCTGAGCTTCCCGAACGGAAAGGCAAACCCGGTAGTAACACCTGATGCGAACGTACCGGCCTTTGTCGACTATGAAGTGTGCGGAGCCTCGGTTAACTCGCCTTGCTCCACACTGCCGTACTGCGATGTGGTAAGGGTGTATTTTTACCCGGAGCCGGTAGTTACCATCGGGCCGGAGCCTGCCATTATCTGCCCCGGCGGTAACGGCGTAGACCTGGTCGGCAACGTGACCGGCGGCAGCGGCAACTTTTCGTACCTCTGGACCGACAGCAGCGGCAAACTTGTAGGGACAGACCGTGTCTACAGAGCCACCGCAGTCGGAACGTATACGTTTGAAGCCAGAAACGAGAACTACCCGAACTGTAAAACCTTCTCAGCTTCCGTTAACGTTGTATCTAACCTCACGGTAAACGCCGGCCCGGACCAGCTTGCCTGTTCCCAAAACGCGGTGCAGCTGGCAGGTGCGGTTACGGCAGCTACAGGCGGCATCTGGAGTGGCGGCCGCGGGGTATTTAGCCCGAGCAACACCGCGCTGAATGCCGTGTACACCCCTACAGCAGACGAAATCAGGGCCGGCTCACTGAAGCTGACCCTTACCTCAACCGGAAACGGATCATGCTCACCCCTGCAGGACGAGGTGCTGCTGACTTTCTACTCCATGAACCTTACCTTGTCGGGTACCTCTGTGGTATGCGGCGGGGCGACAGGCACAGTGGCTGCGACGGTAGTAGGCGGGCAGGCACCGGTTACCTATAAATGGAGCTCCGGCGAAACAACAGCTACCATCAGCAACAAGCCTGCCGGTACCTACACTGTCAGCGTAAGCGACGGGCAGAGCTGTTCTGTGCAACAGTCCTTCACCATCACCGAAATGCCGGGCCCTTCGGATTTTACGGCCAGCTTACGCAGCAGCACTTGCGGCGAGAGCAACGGAAGCATAAGCGTTGGCGGTGTAACGGGAGGTACGCCATCCTATACGTACAGCAGGGACGGTGGCAGCACCTACCAGGCATCGGCCATGTTTTCAGGCCTCGCGGCCGGTAACTACACCATCACTGTAAAAGATGCGAACGGCTGTACCACGGTAAAAACCTTTACCCTGGCAAACATAGCGGGGCCGAGCACGGTAACCGCTACCGCTACGCCAGCCAGCTGCGCCAACAACGACGGCCAGATTTCGGTAAGTGGCGTTAACGGCGGCACACCTGCTTATACTTACTCCATTGATGGCACGAACTTCCAGGCAGGCACTGTGTTCACGGGCCTTGCCTCCGGAACCTATACTTTAACGGCTAAAGACAACAACCAGTGCCGCGTAACAACTTCGGTTACGGTACTTAAGTCGGCCCCTACAGCGTTTACAGCCACCGCTACCGCTTCTACCTGCGGCAACAGCAACGGCAGTGTCGCAGTAAGTGGTATAACAGGCGGTAAAGCTCCTTATAAGTACAGTGCAGACGGCGTGACTTTCCAGACTAACCCAATGCTGGAAGGCTTGGCGGCGGGCACTTACACGGTTACTGTAAAGGATGACAACGGATGTACCTTCGCTAAAACGGTAACAGTTACGAACATTGCCGGCCCGTCCGACCTTACGGCATCTGTCAGGCCTTCTACCTGCGGTAACAGCAACGCTGAGCTTACCGTGACGGGCGCGAGTGGTGGCACACAGCCTTATGCTTACTCCCTGGACGGTGTTACTTACCAAAGTTCTGCGGGCTTTGCCGCGCTTACCGCCGGCAGCTACACGGTTTATGTGAAGGATGCCAGAGGCTGTGTATATGCAGAGGGTGTAACAGTAGCAGACGTTGCAGGCCCGGCGTTCACCACTATTGCCGAGGCATCTACCTGTGGCGGAAGCAACGGCAGTATAACCGTGAGCGCCTCAGGCGGTGCGGGCTCTTATACCTACAGCAAAGATGGCGTGAACTTCCAAGCCGCTGCTACTTTTGCTAACCTGGTGGCGGGTTCCTACAGCATCACTGTAAAGGATGCCAACGGCTGCACCCTTGTGAAGCCGGTGGCGGTAAGCGATATCGCCGGGCCAGCTAATATGACCCTGACAGCGGATTCCTCTACGTGCGGAGGCAACAACGGCAGCGTTGTAGTAAGCAACGTGTCGGGCGGTGCAGGGGCCTATACCTACAGCAAAGACGGCCGCACATTCCAGAGCTCAACAAGCTTCGGTTCGCTGGTGGCCGGCGACTACACTATCACGGTGAAGGATAGCAACGGCTGTACCTTCTCAAAGGCTGTAACAGTGGGTGACGTGGCCGGCCCTACCAACCTGACAGCTACCACAAAGTCCTCTACCTGCGGCGGCAGCAATGGGGAACTGAATGTAACAGGCGTAAGTGGCGGCGTAGAGGGGTACACTTATCGTATAGACAACGGCGCTTTCCAGTCTGCGACTACCTTTGCCGGATTGGCCGCCGGTGCGCACACCGTTACGGTGAAAGACGCCAACGGCTGTACCTTCAGCAAGAGCTTTACGGTAGCCAATATCGCAGGGCCTACTGCTGTGGCGGCTACTGCACAGTCGGCCAGCTGCGCCAACAACGACGGCAGCATCCTGGTGGGCAACGTAATAGGAGGTACCACTGGGTACACCTACTCCATCAATGGCACCAGCTTTCAGGCAGGTATAAGCTTTACCGGCCTGGCCTCGGGAGACTATACCCTTACTGCGAAAGATGCGAACGGCTGTACGGTAACAACTATAGTTAAAGTAGGAACGAACGCGCCGACAGCCTTTGCCGCCTCTGTTAAGGCATCTACCTGCGGGGCCAGCAACGGGGAAGTAACCGTAATGGGTGTTACAGGCGGAGCGGCTCCTTATACTTACAGTAAGGGGAGTGATGCTTTCCAGGCATCTGCTACACTTACCGGGCTGGCAGCCGGAGTACACCGCATCACCGTGAAAGACGCGAAAGGCTGTGTGTTTACGAAGAATGTGACGGTAACCAACATCAGCGGGCCTTCCGATTTAACCGCCATGACCAAGGCCTCTACCTGCGGTAACAGCAACGGAGAGTTAGTGGTGGCCGGCGTAAGCGGGGGCACTACACCTTATACCTATGCCATCAACGGGAAAGACTTCCAGAGTGCCACTGCCTTTACAGGGCTGGCCGAAGGCGTTTATACGGTAACGGTGAAAGATGCCAACGGCTGCGTGTACGCAGAGGAGGCGACGGTAAGCAACATCGCCGGGCCGAGCTTTACACTGGCAGCGGTCGCCTCTACATGCGGCGGCAGCAACGGGCGCGTTACAGTTGAAAACGTGACGGGTGCCGCCGCCTCCTTTACATATAGCAGAGACGGGCAGAGCTTCCAGGATTCCAACGTTTTCACAGGCCTTGCCCAAGGTACATATACCATCACCGTGAAAGACGCGAATGGCTGTACACTTGCCAAAACGATAGAAGTAACAAATATCCCGGGGCCGAGCGGTATAACCCTGGCCGGGGAACCTTCTACCTGTGGGGCAGCAAACGGTACGATAACTGTTACAGCGGTAGCGGGCGGTACGCCGTCTTATACTTATGCGCTGGATGGAGGCGCCTTTCAGGCTTCTCTGAGCTTTGGCTCGGTGCTGGCGGGCGAGCACACGGTAACGGTAAAAGACGCTAACGGCTGTACATTCTCTAAGAAGATCACCCTGGAGAATATAGCAGGCCCAACCGGTTTCTTGGCCAGCGCCAAAGCCTCTACCTGCGGCGACAGCAACGGCGAACTAAACATCTCCGGCGTAAGCGGGGGCACTTCACCTTATACTTACAGCAGGGATGGGGTAAACTTCCAGGCCTCAGCAAACTTTACAGGGCTTATGGCCGGTACGCACACCATTACGGTGAAGGATGCCAACGGCTGTACCTTTACAAAGGCGGCTACGGTAACCAACATTGCCGGGCCAACCGCTGTGGCAGCCTCTACTACACCAGCCAGCTGCGCCGACAACGACGGCAGCATTCAGGTTGGTGCTGTAAGCGGCGGAACGGCTCCTTATACTTACGCTATCGACGGCACTAACTTTAAAACAGGCACCCGCTTTACGGCACTGGCCGCCGGTACTTATACTGTTACTGCAAAGGATGCCAACGGTTGTACTGTAACGGCTTCTGTAACAGTGGGCGCTAACGTGCCGACAAGCTTCACCAGCACCACGGTGGCTGCCAGCTGCGGCCGCAGCGACGGTGAGCTGACCATTACAACCGTAAGCGGCGGAACGGCTCCTTATACATACAGCAAGGGCAACGCTGCCTTCCAGTCTGCCGCTACTTTCGGAGGGTTGGCTGCCGGCACTTACACTATCACGGTGAAGGATGCCAACGGCTGTACATTCACAGAGGATGTTGCGGTACGAAACGTGGAGGGGCCAACCCTAAGCGTATCGGCGCAGCCAACTACCTGTGGGGGCACCAACGGGCATATCAGCGTGAGCAACGTGGCAGGCGGTGTCGGCCCTTACACTTACTCGATGGATGGGGTAAACTTTCAGGAGGAGGCAAACTTCGGTAACCTGACAGCCGATACCTACACGGTGAGTGTGAAAGATGCCAAAGGGTGTCTGGGTACGGCCACGGTACAGGTAGAAGACATTGCCGGCCCAAGCGACATCAGCCTGGCTGCTGTTGCCTCTACCTGCGGTAACCGTAACGCACAGGTGGTTGTGCGCGAGGTAACGGGCGGCACTTCACCTTATACTTACAGCAAAGACGGTGTGAACTTCCAGAGTGTGGGCACCTTTACAGGGCTTATGGCCGGCACTTACACCATTACGGTGAAGGATGCCAATGGCTGTATCGTGACCAAGTCTGTAGAGGTGGAGGATGTTGCCGGGCCAACGCAACTCACGCTGCAGGCAGCTTCCTCTACTTGTGGGGATGCCAACGGAGCGGTTTCGGTAACCGGCGTGAGCGGTGGTACTGCACCTTATACCTATGCGGTAGACGGAGGGGCCTTCCAGACTGAGACTGCCTTTGCCTCTCTTCTCGCCGGCGAACATACAGTAACAGTGAAAGACGCGAACGGCTGTACCTTCGCTGCTAAAATAGTGGTAGAGAACATTACCGGGCCATCAAACCTGACTGCTGTAACGAAAGCCTCCACCTGCGGAGCCAGCAACGGCGAACTGAAGGTAACCGGCGTAAGCGGTGGCACCTCGCCGTATACCTACAGCATCGATGGCGTGAACTTCCAGGCAACAGCTACTTTTACAGCCCTGGAAGCCGGTTCTTATACCACCACGGTAAAAGACGCCAATGGCTGTATATTTACTAAGAACGTTACGGTGGCCAATGTTGGCGGACCTACAGCAGTAGCAACCACGATTAAGGCTGCTACCTGTGCCGATAACGACGGCACTATTACGGTAACAGGCGTTACGGGGGGAGACGCCCCGTACAGCTACGCCCTCAACGGGGGAGCTTTCCAGTCTGCGGGCATCTTTACGGCCCTGGCCTCCGGGGAGTACACCCTCACGGCCAAAGATGCCAAAGGATGTGTGATGGAAGTGCGGGTGACGGTAAGCAAGAGCGGACCGGCCGACTTCACCAGCGTTGCCAGCGCTGCCAGCTGCGGAAACAGCAACGGTAGCATTAGAATAACGGCTGTGGCGGGCGGTGCAGCTCCTTATACATACGCGCTGAACGGAGGTGCTTTCCAGAGCACAGCTGCCTTTACAGGTTTGCCTGCCGGTACTTACCGTGTGGAGGTGAAGGATGCCAATAACTGCTCGTTCGCCAAGGAAGTACAGGTGAACAATGTGGCTGGGCCGTCTGGTCTCGAGGCTACCGTGTACACGGCCAGTTGTGGTAACAGCAACGGCCAGGTGGTGGTAGCTGGCGTAACGGGCGGTACGGTTCCGTACACCTACGCCATCAACGGGAAAGATTTCCAAAGCGCGGCCGCCTTTACGGGCTTGGCCGCCGGAGCGTACCAACTGAGCGTGAAAGACGCCAACGGCTGTACGTTTGTAACAGCCCTGGTGGTGCCTAACGCTACGGGCCCTGCCGACTTTGCCGCTGTCAGCAAAGCCGCTACCTGCGGTAACAGCAACGGCGAGGTGACGGTAACAGGTGTTACCGATGGCACGGCTCCATTTGCCTACAGCCACAACGGCACCACCTTCCAGGCGGGTGCTACCTTAACAGGCTTAGCGGCGGGTTCTTACAACATCACTGTAAAAGACGCCAACGGCTGCAGGTTTACAAAGGCGGTTGTGGTCGAAAACACTGCCGGGCCTACAGGCTACGACCTGACGGCGACTGCCTCAACTTGCGGCGCTGCCAACGGCACAGTAACGGTGGGTGCGGTAGCAGGTGGCACGGCCCCTTACACCTACGCGCTGAATGGCGGCAGCTTCCAAAACACCAACATGTTTGCGGCGATAGCTGCAGGGGAGCACACCGTTACGGTGAAAGACGCCAACGGCTGCACGCTCGTGAAGAAGGTAACGGTGCCTAACGCAACGGGGCCTTCAGAGTTATCGTCCCAGGCCACACCATCGTCCTGCACTGCCAGCACCGGCTCTATTACAGTTACAAAAGTTACCGGTGGCGCACTGCCTTATACGTACTCGCTGGATGGAGCAAGTTTCCAGGCCGCCAACACCTTTGCAGGGCTGGCGCCGGCAGTATATAATGTGTACGTGAAAGATGCTAACGGCTGTCTTACACATGGCACTGTTACCGTAACTACCAACGGGCCAAAGGCGGCCAGCAGCTCCTCGGTGGCGGCAACCTGTGGCGAGTCCAACGGCAAGGTCACGGTCACATCAGTAACAGGGGGCACTCTGCCGCTGGCTTATAGTATAGATGGTGGCAAGAGCTTCCAGGCAGCAGCTGCTTTTGATAACCTTGCCGCCGGAGGCTACACGATCATCATCAAAGACTCAGAAGGCTGCACCTTTGAACTGAGGGAGAATGTAGGCAACAGCGCCGGGGCAACCTTTACAGCCACAGGCTATGATGCCAGCTGCGGCAGTGAAAACGGCAGGGTGGTGATCAGCCAGGTAAGCGGCGGACAAAGCCCTTATGCCTACAGCATTGATGGCACTACCTTCCAGGCAACACCTGCCTTCAGCGGTTTGGCCGAAGGGGTGTACCAGGTAGCGGTGAAAGACGCTGCCGGATGCCTGAACTCTCAGACGGTTACGATCCGTAACACGCCACCACTAACCGACCTCAAGGCAATGGTAACCTCCGCAGGCTGTGGCCTGGCTACAGGGCAGGTGGCAGTAGACGGGGTGACCGGTGGTACAGCGCCTTATACTTACTCGCTGGACGGCAAGAACTTTACTGCCGCTACCACCTTTGCCAGCGTGGTGCCGGGTAGCTACACTTTAACAGTGAAAGACGCGAAAGGCTGCACCTTTGCCAAGCCTGTAAAAGTGGAGGCCGGGGTTTTGAGCGAGTTGGCCTATGTGCGTAACCTGAGCTGTACTGGTGCTGCTACCGGCGTTATCGCCTTTACATCGGTAGGGGAGAATGCCCAGACGCAGTACAGTATCGACAACGGACTTACTTTCCAGAAAGACTCCGTGTTCACAGGCTTGCCAAAAGGCGTGTACCAACTGGTGACCAAGTTCTCCGAGACTTGCCGCATAGTAGTGGGTACAGCCGAAGTGAAAGAGGCAGACCAGATACAGGTAGAGGTAACGCCGCTCAGCAAAGCCATTGGGCAGGACAAGTCCGGCAGCGCAGCCGTGACTAATATCAGCGGTGGGGCGGCTCCTTATATGTACTCCGTCGACGGAGGGGGCTTTACTGCCGATTCTGTCTTTACAAACCTGGCCGCTGGCCTGCACACGCTGATGGTGAAGGACAGCTTCGGATGTACCGCAGAGGTCACGTTCACAGTTGAAGGCTTTAACGATATTGACATCCCGAACGGCTTCACGCCAAACGGAGACGGTATCAACGACAAGTGGATGCTGAAGAACCTCGCGACCCTCTTCCCGCACTGCAGGGTAACGGTGTACAACCGCTGGGGTAGCCCGGTGTTTGAGTCGAGAGGCTACACCAACCCTTGGGACGGTACTTACAACGGAAAGAGACTGCCGGACGGCACCTACTACTGCGTGATTGAGTTCGGAGACGGCTCTTCGCCGCTCAAGCGATCTGTAACCATCATGCGATAA